A window of Solea solea chromosome 18, fSolSol10.1, whole genome shotgun sequence contains these coding sequences:
- the tbpl2 gene encoding TATA box-binding protein-like 2 produces the protein MSQDSGICVDFISQSTTAADVQQGTSTSGMETITSPFCPMTPMTPMTPMTPVTERSGIIPQLQNIVSTVNLGCPLDLKFIALQARNAEYNPKRFAAVIMRIREPRTTALIFSSGKMVCTGAKSEEQSRLAARKYARVVQKLGFPARFLDFKIQNMVASCDVFFPIRLEGLVLTHQQFSSYEPELFPGLIYRMVKPRIVLLIFVSGKVVLTGAKERAEIYEAFENIYPILRGFRKQ, from the exons ATGTCTCAGGACAGTGGCATCTGTGTGGACTTCATTTCCCAGAGTACCACAGCAGCTGACGTCCAGCAGGGGACGTCCACATCAGGGATGGAGACCATTACCTCCCCCTTCTGTCCTATGACTCCTATGACGCCCATGACCCCAATGACCCCTGTGACAGAGAGGTCAGGGATCATCCCCCAGTTACA GAACATCGTGTCCACTGTGAACCTCGGTTGTCCTCTGGACCTGAAGTTCATCGCTCTACAGGCCAGAAACGCTGAGTACAACCCAAAG CGTTTTGCAGCTGTCATCATGAGAATCCGCGAGCCTCGAACAACGGCGCTGATCTTCAGCTCAGGGAAGATGGTTTGCACCGGAGccaagag tgaggAACAGTCTCGTCTCGCTGCCAGGAAATACGCTCGTGTGGTACAGAAACTGGGTTTTCCCGCTCGATTCCTGGACTTTAAAATCCAGAACATGGTGGCCAGCTGTGACGTGTTCTTCCCCATCAGACTGGAGGGACTGGTTCTGACCCACCAACAGTTCAGCAG ttatGAACCAGAGTTGTTTCCAGGTCTCATTTATCGGATGGTGAAACCTCGTATCGTTCTGCTCATCTTCGTGTCGGGGAAAGTTGTTCTGACCG GAGCTAAAGAACGTGCTGAGATCTACGAAGCCTTTGAGAACATTTATCCAATCCTGAGAGGCTTCAGGAAGCAGTGA
- the jmjd7 gene encoding bifunctional peptidase and (3S)-lysyl hydroxylase JMJD7, protein MESVRKRLSEFSLEAHDLYLNRTVPYLEESPDPLHFYRDWIGPNKPCIIRNALSHWPALSRWTPEYLRGKVGSKVISVAVTPDGYADAVSGDRFVMPEERQMSLSSVLDIIEGKVQRSGVFYVQKQCSNLLDQLSQLSDDMETHVSWMTSALGKFPDAVNFWLGESKAVTSMHKDHYENLYCVISGEKNFILLPPTDRPFIPYGVYQPAVYRQRDDGEFEVVDQSDGEKVPWIPLDPLDPDLERYPQYQRARPLHCSVKAGEMLYLPSLWFHHVRQTHGCIAVNFWYDMDYDIKYNYFQLLESLCDITA, encoded by the exons atggagtCTGTGAGGAAACGTTTGAGTGAGTTCTCACTGGAAGCTCACG ACCTGTATCTGAACCGAACCGTGCCGTACCTGGAGGAGTCACCTGACCCGCTGCACTTCTACCGGGACTGGATTGGTCCAAACAAACCCTGCATCATCCGGAATGCCCTCAGTCATTGGCCAGCTCTGTCCAGGTGGACACCAGAGTACCTCAG AGGAAAggtggggtcaaaggtcatcagCGTGGCAGTGACGCCGGACGGCTACGCCGACGCCGTCAGCGGTGATCGATTTGTGATGCCTGAGGAGAGACAGATGAGTTTGTCTTCTGTTCTGGACATCATCGAGGGGAAG GTGCAGCGCTCCGGCGTCTTCTACGTCCAGAAACAATGCTCCAACCTCCTGGACCAACTGTCCCAGCTCTCCGACGACATGGAGACGCACGTGTCCTGGATGACCTCTGCCCTCG GAAAGTTTCCTGATGCTGTCAACTTCTGGCTCGGAGAATCAAAGGCTGTCACCTCCA tgcaCAAAGATCACTATGAGAATCTTTACTGTGTGATTTCTGGAGAGAAAAACTTCATCCTGCTGCCACCCACAGACCGACCCTTCATCCCCTATG gtgtgtaTCAGCCAGCCGTTTACCGTCAGCGAGACGACGGTGAGTTCGAGGTCGTGGATCAGAGCGACGGTGAAAAG GTACCGTGGATCCCTCTGGACCCTCTGGACCCAGACCTGGAGCGGTACCCTCAGTACCAGAGGGCGCGGCCGCTGCACTGCAGCGTGAAGGCCGGCGAGATGCTCTACCTGCCGTCGCTGTGGTTCCATCACGTCCGACAGACGCACGGCTGCATCGCAG tgAACTTCTGGTACGACATGGACTACGATATCAAGTACAACTACTTCCAGCTGCTGGAGTCGCTGTGTGACATCACtgcatga
- the fbxo34 gene encoding F-box only protein 34 translates to MHLASYPKFVRSELCLDVSSVQTQSQRSSLFVSHQGALLKTCSGNYGNSSSCLPFSVIATNTLCGDSAASLRLKPSRSSCLQFLLQPPGCENDALCPTSTEDTDVPLDIWTVIKPGHVREKIAIFASEGQTGRKTGDWDRPPSGPPSGPPSGPPSGPPSGPPRAVKAKGSWEENGCAKRRRRSGSNHNLQQLRVRVHSPSPPRVDTSQRSAVRGREGEAVMEEEEEPKVSVVEMVAFLEQRASEQQMDCKPAVALRRSCASITLSRAPPPEVREVSEAKGEEPESFRVSDMVAKLEWECLRRRSEGGVSRSSSLRTVGRVLLAAGDQSPAPSHPTSSLTSANSSSSQPTPASPDHAPSSYLPTPHTPPSGEVGGRSCEEMEKQPEGAEPLPGLLFLSVDSEPCPPQHRVTLEPRPESDMDSERSVRRKVGGASPDFLLLRQRVQQLLEPQPLLAVLPHHLLLHVLLLLPTRSLAALKCTCRYFRFVIDNYGVRPADSLWVSDPRYRDDPCKQCKRRYGRGDVSLCRWHHKPFCQAPPYGPGYWMCCHGNRRDTPGCNVGLHDNRWVPAFHSINVPICRRSHNDD, encoded by the coding sequence ATGCACCTGGCGTCTTATCCAAAATTTGTGCGCTCAGAGCTGTGTTTGGACGTGTCCAGTGTTCAGACGCAGTCCCAGCGCAGCAGTCTCTTTgtgagccaccagggggcgttgCTGAAGACCTGTAGCGGTAACtatggcaacagcagcagctgcctcCCATTCAGCGTCATCGCCACCAACACGCTTTGTGGCGACAGTGCGGCATCCCTGAGGCTGAAACCGTCTCGCAGCTCCTGCCTACAATTCCTCCTGCAGCCACCAGGCTGTGAGAATGATGCACTCTGTCCAACGTCCACTGAAGACACGGATGTCCCCCTGGACATCTGGACCGTCATCAAGCCTGGACACGTGCGCGAGAAGATCGCCATCTTTGCATCAGAGGGACAGACTGGGAGAAAGACTGGCGACTGGGACAGACCGCCGTCTGGACCGCCGTCTGGACCGCCGTCTGGACCGCCGTCTGGACCGCCGTCTGGACCACCGCGCGCCGTGAAGGCGAAGGGCAGCTGGGAGGAGAACGGTTGCGCCAAACGCCGCCGCAGGTCTGGAAGCAACCACAACCTCCAACAGCTTAGGGTTAGGGTCCACAGTCCTTCACCACCGCGTGTGGACACAAGTCAGAGGTCAGCAGTCAGGGGGCGTGAAGGTGAGgcggtgatggaggaggaggaggagccaaagGTGTCAGTGGTGGAGATGGTGGCGTTCCTGGAGCAGAGGGCGAGCGAGCAGCAGATGGACTGTAAACCTGCTGTCGCTCTCCGGAGAAGCTGCGCCTCCATCACGCTCTCCAGAGCTCCGCCCCCTGAGGTCAGGGAGGTGTCGGAAGCCAAGGGGGAAGAGCCGGAGAGCTTCAGGGTTTCGGACATGGTGGCGAAGCTGGAGTGGGAGTGTCTGAGGAGGCGGTCTGAGGGAGGCGTGTCCAGGAGCAGCAGCCTGAGGACGGTCGGACGAGTCCTCCTTGCTGCTGGAGACcagagccccgccccctcccacCCTACGTCGTCTCTGACATCAGCAAACTCTTCGTCGTCGCAGCCAACACCTGCCAGCCCTGACCACGCCCCCTCTTCTTACCTGCCCACTCCCCACACTCCTCCCTCAGGTGAGGTAGGGGGGCGGAGCTGTGAGGAGATGGAGAAGCAgccagagggggcggagcctctgCCTGGCCtgctttttttatctgtggactCTGAGCCCTGCCCCCCTCAGCACAGAGTCACCTTAGAGCCCCGCCCTGAATCTGACATGGACTCAGagaggagtgtgaggaggaaAGTGGGCGGGGCGTCGCCGGACTTCCTGCTGCTGCGTCAGCGcgtgcagcagctgctggagcCTCAGCCGCTGCTCGCCGTGTTACctcatcacctgctgctgcacgtgctgctgctgctacccaCGCGCAGCCTCGCCGCGCTCAAGTGCACCTGCCGCTACTTCAGGTTCGTCATCGACAACTACGGCGTGCGGCCCGCCGACTCGCTCTGGGTGTCCGACCCCCGTTACCGCGACGACCCCTGCAAGCAGTGCAAGAGGCGCTATGGGCGCGGCGACGTGTCGCTGTGTCGCTGGCACCACAAACCGTTCTGTCAGGCGCCGCCCTACGGACCCGGGTACTGGATGTGCTGCCACGGCAACCGCAGGGACACGCCCGGCTGCAACGTGGGTCTCCATGACAACCGCTGGGTTCCTGCCTTCCACAGCATTAATGTGCCAATTTGTAGGCGGAGCCATAatgatgactga